The following are encoded together in the Lathyrus oleraceus cultivar Zhongwan6 chromosome 3, CAAS_Psat_ZW6_1.0, whole genome shotgun sequence genome:
- the LOC127127576 gene encoding NADPH-dependent aldo-keto reductase, chloroplastic isoform X2, which translates to MDKENIHGPQHFDLNTGAKIPAIGLGTWKASPGVVGDAVVSAVKVAGYRHIDCARVYDNEKEVGEALKTLFSTGVVERSEMFITSKLWISDCAPEDVSKALTKTLEDLQLDYIDLYLIHWPFRTKSGSRGWDPEVMAPLCLSETWNAMEGLFASGQARAIGVSNFSTKKLQDLLRYAKIPPAVNQVECHPVWQQPALHNFCMSTGVHVTAYSPLGSPGSWVKGEILKEPILIEIAEKLNKSPAQVALRWGLQSGHSVLPKSVNESRIKENLSLFGWCIPPELFSKFSQIHQQRLLRGDFAVHETCSPYKSLEDLWDGEI; encoded by the exons ATGGATAAAGAGAATATACACGGTCCTCAACATTTTGATCTGAATACTGGTGCAAAGATACCAGCAATTGGCCTTGGAACATGGAAAGCTTCTCCTGGTGTTGTTGGTGATGCTGTTGTTTCTGCAGTTAAGGTA GCTGGCTACAGACATATAGATTGTGCTCGGGTATATGATAATGAAAAAGAG GTAGGGGAGGCATTGAAAACACTGTTTTCTACTGGGGTTGTAGAGCGAAGTGAAATGTTCATCACATCAAAGCTATG GATTAGTGACTGTGCACCTGAAGATGTCTCAAAGGCACTGACAAAGACTCTAGAGGACCTGCAGCTTGACTACATTGATTTATATCTC ATACACTGGCCTTTTAGAACAAAGTCAGGATCAAGGGGTTGGGACCCTGAGGTCATGGCTCCTTTATGTCTTTCCGAGACATGGAATGCGATGGAAGGTTTATTCGCTTCAGGTCAGGCTCGCGCAATCGGTGTTAGCAACTTTTCAACTAAGAAGCTGCAAGACTTACTCAGATATGCTAAGATTCCACCAGCAGTTAACCAAGTTGAATGCCATCCTGTTTGGCAACAACCAGCTCTTCATAATTTTTGCATGTCTACTGGTGTTCATGTCACA GCATATTCTCCTCTAGGTTCTCCTGGATCATGGGTAAAGGGAGAAATCTTGAAGGAACCAATTTTGATTGAAATTGCTGAAAAACTTAACAAGTCTCCCGCACAAGTGGCTCTAAGATGGGGACTCCAAAGTGGTCACAGTGTTCTTCCAAAGAGTGTAAATGAATCAAGGATCAAAGAGAATCTTAGCTTGTTTGGTTGGTGTATCCCTCCAGAACTCTTCTCAAAATTCTCACAGATTCACCAG CAAAGGCTACTAAGAGGGGACTTTGCAGTTCATGAAACTTGTAGTCCATACAAAAGTCTTGAAGATTTGTGGGATGGAGAAATTTGA
- the LOC127127575 gene encoding delta-1-pyrroline-5-carboxylate synthase isoform X2, producing MDPTRAFVKSVKRVVVKVGTAVVTRSDGRLALGRLGALCEQLKELNTRGYEVILVTSGAVGLGRQRLRYRRLANSSFSDLQNPQYELDGKACAAVGQSSLMALYDIMFSQLDVTSSQLLVNDGFFRDTDFRKQLTDTVHSLLNLRVIPIFNENDAVSTRKAPYEDSSGIFWDNDSLAGLLALELKADLLVLLSDVEGLYSGPPSDPKSKLIHTYVKEKHQTEITFGDKSRLGRGGMTAKVNAAVCAAYSGTPVIITSGYTNDNIMRVLQGERIGTVFHKDAHVWTSIKEVTAHEMAVAARESSRKLQILNSEERRKILLDVADAIEENESMIRIENGADVADAEEAGYERSLISRLTLRPEKIASLVKSVRKLADMEEPIGQILKRTELADKLILEKISCPLGVLLVIFESRPDALVQIAALAIRSGNGLVLKGGKEAKRSNAALHKVITSAIPDKVGETLIGLVTSREAIPDLLKLDDVIDLVVPRGSNKLVSQIKDSTKIPVLGHSDGICHVYVDKAANIDVAKQIVRDAKTDYPAACNAMETLLVHKDLSGNKGLDELVAELQREGVQLYGGPRASALLKIAETKSFHTEYSSLACTIEIVDDVIAAINHIHENGSSHTDCIVTEDREVAETFLRQVDSAAVFHNASTRFCDGARFGLGAEVGISTSRIHARGPVGVEGLLTNRWLLRGTGQVVDGDRNVTYTHKELPVHA from the exons ATGGATCCAACACGAGCTTTTGTCAAAAGTGTTAAACGTGTTGTTGTTAAG GTTGGAACAGCTGTGGTTACTCGAAGTGATGGTAGATTAGCATTGGGAAGACTTGGAGCTCTCTGTGAGCAG CTTAAAGAGCTAAATACAAGAGGATATGAGGTTATATTGGTGACTTCAGGTGCAGTTGGTCTTGGCCGGCAAAGACTAAGATATCGCAGATTGGCTAATAGCAG CTTTTCTGATCTTCAAAATCCACAATATGAACTTGATGGCAAAGCTTGTGCAGCTGTTGGACAGAGTAGTCTCATGGCTCTCTATGATATCATGTTTAGTCAG CTTGATGTGACTTCATCCCAACTTCTCGTGAATGATGGATTTTTTCGGGATACAGATTTCAGAAAACAACTAACTGATACCGTTCACTCGTTGTTAAATCTAAGGGTCATCCCTATTTTCAATGAAAATGATGCTGTGAGTACTAGAAAGGCACCATACGAG GATTCATCTGGTATCTTTTGGGACAATGATAGTTTGGCCGGTCTATTGGCTTTGGAACTCAAAGCCGACCTTCTTGTTTTGTTGAGTGATGTTGAGGGCCTTTATAGTGGTCCTCCGTCTGATCCAAAATCGAAGCTGATTCACACTTATGTAAAAGAAAAACATCAAACGGAAATTACTTTTGGAGATAAGTCAAGATTGGGAAGAGGGGGTATGACTGCTAAAGTTAATGCTGCTGTTTGCGCCGCTTATTCTGGCACACCCGTGATTATTACCAG CGGCTATACTAATGACAATATCATGCGAGTGCTTCAAGGGGAAAGAATTGGTACGGTCTTTCATAAGGATGCTCACGTGTGGACGAGTATAAAGGAAGTAACTGCACATGAAATGGCTGTTGCAGCACGCGAGAGTTCAAGGAAACTTCAG ATTCTAAACTCTGAAGAAAGGAGGAAGATATTGCTGGATGTGGCTGATGCAATAGAGGAAAATGAAAGTATGATAAGGATTGAGAATGGAGCTGATGTTGCTGATGCAGAGGAAGCTGGATATGAGAGATCACTTATATCGCGTTTAACATTGAGACCGGAGAAG ATTGCTAGTCTTGTAAAGTCTGTTCGCAAGCTGGCAGACATGGAAGAACCTATCGGTCAGATTTTAAAGAGAACTGAG CTAGCAGATAAACTCATTTTGGAGAAAATATCATGTCCTCTGGGTGTACTTCTAGTTATATTTGAGTCTCGACCCGATGCTCTTGTTCAG ATAGCTGCATTGGCTATTCGAAGTGGAAATGGTTTAGTGCTCAAAGGAGGAAAGGAAGCCAAACGATCTAACGCGGCCTTACACAAG GTCATTACTTCAGCTATTCCAGATAAAGTTGGTGAAACACTTATTGGGCTTGTGACTTCAAGAGAAGCAATTCCTGATCTGCTTAAGCTTGATGACGTGATAGATCTTGTGGTCCCTAGAGGGAGTAACAAGCTTGTTTCTCAGATTAAAGATTCTACTAAGATTCCTGTTCTTGGTCATTCTG ATGGAATATGTCATGTATATGTTGACAAAGCTGCTAATATCGATGTGGCAAAGCAGATTGTTAGGGATGCAAAGACTGATTATCCTGCAGCCTGCAATGCAATG GAAACCCTTCTTGTACACAAAGATTTGTCAGGAAATAAGGGACTGGATGAACTTGTTGCTGAACTCCAACGAGAAG GTGTTCAACTATATGGTGGACCAAGAGCTAGTGCCTTATTAAAAATTGCTGAAACAAAATCTTTCCATACGGAGTATAGTTCATTGGCTTGCACAATTGAAATTGTCGATGATGTAATTGCTGCAATTAACCACATACATGAAAATGGAAG TTCTCATACTGATTGCATTGTTACAGAAGACAGGGAAGTTGCTGAAACTTTCTTACGTCAAGTGGACAG TGCTGCTGTATTCCACAATGCAAGTACGAGGTTTTGTGACGGGGCACGATTTGGGCTTGGTGCAGAG GTTGGAATAAGCACAAGTAGAATTCACGCCAGAGGTCCTGTAGGAGTTGAGGGCTTGCTAACAAATAGATG GTTATTGAGAGGGACTGGGCAGGTGGTAGATGGCGATCGAAATGTGACTTATACGCACAAGGAACTTCCAGTACACGCATAA
- the LOC127127576 gene encoding NADPH-dependent aldo-keto reductase, chloroplastic isoform X8 — MDKENIHGPQHFDLNTGAKIPAIGLGTWKASPGVVGDAVVSAVKAGYRHIDCARVYDNEKEVGEALKTLFSTGVVERSEMFITSKLWISDCAPEDVSKALTKTLEDLQLDYIDLYLIHWPFRTKSGSRGWDPEVMAPLCLSETWNAMEGLFASGQARAIGVSNFSTKKLQDLLRYAKIPPAVNQVECHPVWQQPALHNFCMSTGVHVTAYSPLGSPGSWVKGEILKEPILIEIAEKLNKSPAQVALRWGLQSGHSVLPKSVNESRIKENLSLFGWCIPPELFSKFSQIHQQRLLRGDFAVHETCSPYKSLEDLWDGEI; from the exons ATGGATAAAGAGAATATACACGGTCCTCAACATTTTGATCTGAATACTGGTGCAAAGATACCAGCAATTGGCCTTGGAACATGGAAAGCTTCTCCTGGTGTTGTTGGTGATGCTGTTGTTTCTGCAGTTAAG GCTGGCTACAGACATATAGATTGTGCTCGGGTATATGATAATGAAAAAGAG GTAGGGGAGGCATTGAAAACACTGTTTTCTACTGGGGTTGTAGAGCGAAGTGAAATGTTCATCACATCAAAGCTATG GATTAGTGACTGTGCACCTGAAGATGTCTCAAAGGCACTGACAAAGACTCTAGAGGACCTGCAGCTTGACTACATTGATTTATATCTC ATACACTGGCCTTTTAGAACAAAGTCAGGATCAAGGGGTTGGGACCCTGAGGTCATGGCTCCTTTATGTCTTTCCGAGACATGGAATGCGATGGAAGGTTTATTCGCTTCAGGTCAGGCTCGCGCAATCGGTGTTAGCAACTTTTCAACTAAGAAGCTGCAAGACTTACTCAGATATGCTAAGATTCCACCAGCAGTTAACCAAGTTGAATGCCATCCTGTTTGGCAACAACCAGCTCTTCATAATTTTTGCATGTCTACTGGTGTTCATGTCACA GCATATTCTCCTCTAGGTTCTCCTGGATCATGGGTAAAGGGAGAAATCTTGAAGGAACCAATTTTGATTGAAATTGCTGAAAAACTTAACAAGTCTCCCGCACAAGTGGCTCTAAGATGGGGACTCCAAAGTGGTCACAGTGTTCTTCCAAAGAGTGTAAATGAATCAAGGATCAAAGAGAATCTTAGCTTGTTTGGTTGGTGTATCCCTCCAGAACTCTTCTCAAAATTCTCACAGATTCACCAG CAAAGGCTACTAAGAGGGGACTTTGCAGTTCATGAAACTTGTAGTCCATACAAAAGTCTTGAAGATTTGTGGGATGGAGAAATTTGA
- the LOC127127575 gene encoding delta-1-pyrroline-5-carboxylate synthase isoform X1 has translation MDPTRAFVKSVKRVVVKVGTAVVTRSDGRLALGRLGALCEQLKELNTRGYEVILVTSGAVGLGRQRLRYRRLANSSFSDLQNPQYELDGKACAAVGQSSLMALYDIMFSQLDVTSSQLLVNDGFFRDTDFRKQLTDTVHSLLNLRVIPIFNENDAVSTRKAPYELLQDSSGIFWDNDSLAGLLALELKADLLVLLSDVEGLYSGPPSDPKSKLIHTYVKEKHQTEITFGDKSRLGRGGMTAKVNAAVCAAYSGTPVIITSGYTNDNIMRVLQGERIGTVFHKDAHVWTSIKEVTAHEMAVAARESSRKLQILNSEERRKILLDVADAIEENESMIRIENGADVADAEEAGYERSLISRLTLRPEKIASLVKSVRKLADMEEPIGQILKRTELADKLILEKISCPLGVLLVIFESRPDALVQIAALAIRSGNGLVLKGGKEAKRSNAALHKVITSAIPDKVGETLIGLVTSREAIPDLLKLDDVIDLVVPRGSNKLVSQIKDSTKIPVLGHSDGICHVYVDKAANIDVAKQIVRDAKTDYPAACNAMETLLVHKDLSGNKGLDELVAELQREGVQLYGGPRASALLKIAETKSFHTEYSSLACTIEIVDDVIAAINHIHENGSSHTDCIVTEDREVAETFLRQVDSAAVFHNASTRFCDGARFGLGAEVGISTSRIHARGPVGVEGLLTNRWLLRGTGQVVDGDRNVTYTHKELPVHA, from the exons ATGGATCCAACACGAGCTTTTGTCAAAAGTGTTAAACGTGTTGTTGTTAAG GTTGGAACAGCTGTGGTTACTCGAAGTGATGGTAGATTAGCATTGGGAAGACTTGGAGCTCTCTGTGAGCAG CTTAAAGAGCTAAATACAAGAGGATATGAGGTTATATTGGTGACTTCAGGTGCAGTTGGTCTTGGCCGGCAAAGACTAAGATATCGCAGATTGGCTAATAGCAG CTTTTCTGATCTTCAAAATCCACAATATGAACTTGATGGCAAAGCTTGTGCAGCTGTTGGACAGAGTAGTCTCATGGCTCTCTATGATATCATGTTTAGTCAG CTTGATGTGACTTCATCCCAACTTCTCGTGAATGATGGATTTTTTCGGGATACAGATTTCAGAAAACAACTAACTGATACCGTTCACTCGTTGTTAAATCTAAGGGTCATCCCTATTTTCAATGAAAATGATGCTGTGAGTACTAGAAAGGCACCATACGAG CTTCTGCAGGATTCATCTGGTATCTTTTGGGACAATGATAGTTTGGCCGGTCTATTGGCTTTGGAACTCAAAGCCGACCTTCTTGTTTTGTTGAGTGATGTTGAGGGCCTTTATAGTGGTCCTCCGTCTGATCCAAAATCGAAGCTGATTCACACTTATGTAAAAGAAAAACATCAAACGGAAATTACTTTTGGAGATAAGTCAAGATTGGGAAGAGGGGGTATGACTGCTAAAGTTAATGCTGCTGTTTGCGCCGCTTATTCTGGCACACCCGTGATTATTACCAG CGGCTATACTAATGACAATATCATGCGAGTGCTTCAAGGGGAAAGAATTGGTACGGTCTTTCATAAGGATGCTCACGTGTGGACGAGTATAAAGGAAGTAACTGCACATGAAATGGCTGTTGCAGCACGCGAGAGTTCAAGGAAACTTCAG ATTCTAAACTCTGAAGAAAGGAGGAAGATATTGCTGGATGTGGCTGATGCAATAGAGGAAAATGAAAGTATGATAAGGATTGAGAATGGAGCTGATGTTGCTGATGCAGAGGAAGCTGGATATGAGAGATCACTTATATCGCGTTTAACATTGAGACCGGAGAAG ATTGCTAGTCTTGTAAAGTCTGTTCGCAAGCTGGCAGACATGGAAGAACCTATCGGTCAGATTTTAAAGAGAACTGAG CTAGCAGATAAACTCATTTTGGAGAAAATATCATGTCCTCTGGGTGTACTTCTAGTTATATTTGAGTCTCGACCCGATGCTCTTGTTCAG ATAGCTGCATTGGCTATTCGAAGTGGAAATGGTTTAGTGCTCAAAGGAGGAAAGGAAGCCAAACGATCTAACGCGGCCTTACACAAG GTCATTACTTCAGCTATTCCAGATAAAGTTGGTGAAACACTTATTGGGCTTGTGACTTCAAGAGAAGCAATTCCTGATCTGCTTAAGCTTGATGACGTGATAGATCTTGTGGTCCCTAGAGGGAGTAACAAGCTTGTTTCTCAGATTAAAGATTCTACTAAGATTCCTGTTCTTGGTCATTCTG ATGGAATATGTCATGTATATGTTGACAAAGCTGCTAATATCGATGTGGCAAAGCAGATTGTTAGGGATGCAAAGACTGATTATCCTGCAGCCTGCAATGCAATG GAAACCCTTCTTGTACACAAAGATTTGTCAGGAAATAAGGGACTGGATGAACTTGTTGCTGAACTCCAACGAGAAG GTGTTCAACTATATGGTGGACCAAGAGCTAGTGCCTTATTAAAAATTGCTGAAACAAAATCTTTCCATACGGAGTATAGTTCATTGGCTTGCACAATTGAAATTGTCGATGATGTAATTGCTGCAATTAACCACATACATGAAAATGGAAG TTCTCATACTGATTGCATTGTTACAGAAGACAGGGAAGTTGCTGAAACTTTCTTACGTCAAGTGGACAG TGCTGCTGTATTCCACAATGCAAGTACGAGGTTTTGTGACGGGGCACGATTTGGGCTTGGTGCAGAG GTTGGAATAAGCACAAGTAGAATTCACGCCAGAGGTCCTGTAGGAGTTGAGGGCTTGCTAACAAATAGATG GTTATTGAGAGGGACTGGGCAGGTGGTAGATGGCGATCGAAATGTGACTTATACGCACAAGGAACTTCCAGTACACGCATAA